A region of Oncorhynchus masou masou isolate Uvic2021 chromosome 29, UVic_Omas_1.1, whole genome shotgun sequence DNA encodes the following proteins:
- the LOC135518920 gene encoding interferon-induced GTP-binding protein Mx-like isoform X1, whose protein sequence is MSESVNDFKGEKEMSHDDGPSMFQDLLAERVRPFIDLVDDMRSIGIDKELPLPSIAVVGDQSSGKSSVLETLSGVALPRGTGIVTRCPLLLQLCNDRTVKWEAVISYGGKDFEFDEPSEVVRHVEQAQNMLAGKGVGICEDLITLKITSSTVCDLSLIDLPGITRVAVKGQPEDIGVQINNLISKFIKNKRTIILVVVPCNVDIATTEALKMAQQVDPDGTRTLAILTKPDLIDPGAEKNVLEIVHNRVIFLSMGYVIVKCRGQKQIDENMSITRAIEDELEFFQNHQLFRSLVREEKATIKCLANKLTNALVKQIKTYLPQMSEKIKEQLVEVKNLLNKLEGGPPVEPEEKRKYLIQVITDFNEQITQLSKGDIIVEENLFVLMRKEFTQWIECLKNAKSNYHEVVQQVVDEYDQEHRGSELPGFSNYRVFQHVVQKLVAELKRPAMTTLQTIRDMVQKQFDHLSRESFKNYPYLHLVSKKNIETIQEKQSNIVKERIVEQFEMEMQVYTQDEIFNTQSRKEGTAEDKEQDTRSKYPGLLRAYYEIVVQRLADQVPMMICYFILKQSAKIVCSEMLDLLHRDDTDNILQEDSEIGQYRAKLQAQADRLLLANDKISSF, encoded by the exons GGGGAGAAAGAAATGTCTCATGATGACGGACCGAG TATGTTCCAAGACCTGCTGGCGGAGAGGGTCCGGCCCTTCATTGACCTTGTAGACGACATGAGATCCATAGGGATAGATAAGGAGCTGCCACTGCCATCCATTGCTGTGGTGGGAGACCAGAGTTCAGGAAAGAGCTCTGTGCTTGAGACCCTTTCTGGGGTGGCGCTGCCCAGAGGGACTG GTATTGTCACCAGGTGCCCACTGCTACTTCAACTCTGTAACGACAGGACAGTGAAATGGGAGGCTGTCATCTCATACGGAGGGAAAGACTTTGAGTTTGACGAACCTTCAGAAGTCGTGAGACATGTTGAACAAG CTCAGAACATGTTAGCTGGAAAGGGAGTGGGGATATGTGAAGACCTGATCACTCTAAAGATAACATCCTCCACGGTGTGTGACCTCAGTCTGATTGACTTACCAGGGATCACCAGGGTGGCAGTGAAAGGACAACCAGAAGACATTGGAGTCCAA ATCAATAATCTCATTTCGAAATTCATAAAGAATAAGAGAACCATTATTTTGGTGGTGGTACCATGTAATGTTGACATAGCAACAACAGAGGCCCTGAAAATGGCACAACAAGTGGATCCTGATGGCACAAGAACTCTGG CCATTCTGACAAAGCCAGACCTGATAGACCCAGGAGCAGAGAAGAATGTGTTGGAAATTGTCCACAATAGAGTCATCTTTCTCAGTATGGGCTATGTCATTGTGAAATGTCGTGGTCAAAAGCAAATTGATGAAAACATGTCAATAACCCGTGCGATTGAGGACGAGCTGGAATTCTTCCAAAATCACCAGCTCTTCAG ATCCCTTGTGCGTGAGGAGAAGGCAACCATCAAGTGCCTAGCCAACAAGCTCACCAATGCCCTGGTCAAACAGATCAAG ACATATCTTCCCCAGATGTCTGAGAAGATAAAGGAGCAGCTGGTGGAGGTAAAGAATTTGTTGAATAAATTAGAGGGCGGGCCTCCCGTGGAACCTGAAGAGAAGAGGAAGTACCTCATTCAG GTCATAACAGATTTCAATGAGCAGATTACCCAACTGTCCAAAGGGGATATTATCGTTGAGGAGAATCTGTTTGTTCTCATGCGAAAGGAATTTACACAGTGGATTGAATGTCTCAAAAATGCCAAATCAAACT ACCACGAAGTAGTGCAACAAGTGGTGGATGAATATGATCAGGAGCACAGGGGAAGTGAGCTGCCAGGATTCAGTAACTACAGGGTATTTCAACATGTTGTTCAGAAACTAGTGGCTGAACTTAAGAGACCAGCCATGACGACACTACAGACAATCAGAG ACATGGTGCAGAAGCAATTTGATCATTTGTCCAGAGAGAGCTTTAAGAATTATCCTTATCTTCATCTGGTCTCAAAG AAAAACATTGAAACAATCCAGGAAAAGCAGTCAAACATAGTGAAGGAGAGGATCGTGGAGCAGTTTGAGATGGAGATGCAGGTCTACACACAGGATGAAATCTTCAACACACAGAGTCGAAAGGAGGGAACAGCAGAAGACAAAGAGCAAGACACCAGGAGCAAGTACCCTGGGCTGCTCAGGGCATACTATGAG ATTGTGGTGCAAAGACTGGCTGACCAGGTGCCCATGATGATCTGTTACTTCATCCTGAAGCAGTCAGCCAAGATTGTGTGCAGTGAAATGCTGGATCTGCTACACAGAGACGACACTGATAACATCCTACAGGAGGATTCAGAGATCGGACAGTATCGTGCAAAGTTGCAGGCCCAAGCGGATCGCCTTCTACTGGCCAATGACAAAATCAGCAGCTTCTGA
- the LOC135518920 gene encoding interferon-induced GTP-binding protein Mx-like isoform X2, which produces MSHDDGPSMFQDLLAERVRPFIDLVDDMRSIGIDKELPLPSIAVVGDQSSGKSSVLETLSGVALPRGTGIVTRCPLLLQLCNDRTVKWEAVISYGGKDFEFDEPSEVVRHVEQAQNMLAGKGVGICEDLITLKITSSTVCDLSLIDLPGITRVAVKGQPEDIGVQINNLISKFIKNKRTIILVVVPCNVDIATTEALKMAQQVDPDGTRTLAILTKPDLIDPGAEKNVLEIVHNRVIFLSMGYVIVKCRGQKQIDENMSITRAIEDELEFFQNHQLFRSLVREEKATIKCLANKLTNALVKQIKTYLPQMSEKIKEQLVEVKNLLNKLEGGPPVEPEEKRKYLIQVITDFNEQITQLSKGDIIVEENLFVLMRKEFTQWIECLKNAKSNYHEVVQQVVDEYDQEHRGSELPGFSNYRVFQHVVQKLVAELKRPAMTTLQTIRDMVQKQFDHLSRESFKNYPYLHLVSKKNIETIQEKQSNIVKERIVEQFEMEMQVYTQDEIFNTQSRKEGTAEDKEQDTRSKYPGLLRAYYEIVVQRLADQVPMMICYFILKQSAKIVCSEMLDLLHRDDTDNILQEDSEIGQYRAKLQAQADRLLLANDKISSF; this is translated from the exons ATGTCTCATGATGACGGACCGAG TATGTTCCAAGACCTGCTGGCGGAGAGGGTCCGGCCCTTCATTGACCTTGTAGACGACATGAGATCCATAGGGATAGATAAGGAGCTGCCACTGCCATCCATTGCTGTGGTGGGAGACCAGAGTTCAGGAAAGAGCTCTGTGCTTGAGACCCTTTCTGGGGTGGCGCTGCCCAGAGGGACTG GTATTGTCACCAGGTGCCCACTGCTACTTCAACTCTGTAACGACAGGACAGTGAAATGGGAGGCTGTCATCTCATACGGAGGGAAAGACTTTGAGTTTGACGAACCTTCAGAAGTCGTGAGACATGTTGAACAAG CTCAGAACATGTTAGCTGGAAAGGGAGTGGGGATATGTGAAGACCTGATCACTCTAAAGATAACATCCTCCACGGTGTGTGACCTCAGTCTGATTGACTTACCAGGGATCACCAGGGTGGCAGTGAAAGGACAACCAGAAGACATTGGAGTCCAA ATCAATAATCTCATTTCGAAATTCATAAAGAATAAGAGAACCATTATTTTGGTGGTGGTACCATGTAATGTTGACATAGCAACAACAGAGGCCCTGAAAATGGCACAACAAGTGGATCCTGATGGCACAAGAACTCTGG CCATTCTGACAAAGCCAGACCTGATAGACCCAGGAGCAGAGAAGAATGTGTTGGAAATTGTCCACAATAGAGTCATCTTTCTCAGTATGGGCTATGTCATTGTGAAATGTCGTGGTCAAAAGCAAATTGATGAAAACATGTCAATAACCCGTGCGATTGAGGACGAGCTGGAATTCTTCCAAAATCACCAGCTCTTCAG ATCCCTTGTGCGTGAGGAGAAGGCAACCATCAAGTGCCTAGCCAACAAGCTCACCAATGCCCTGGTCAAACAGATCAAG ACATATCTTCCCCAGATGTCTGAGAAGATAAAGGAGCAGCTGGTGGAGGTAAAGAATTTGTTGAATAAATTAGAGGGCGGGCCTCCCGTGGAACCTGAAGAGAAGAGGAAGTACCTCATTCAG GTCATAACAGATTTCAATGAGCAGATTACCCAACTGTCCAAAGGGGATATTATCGTTGAGGAGAATCTGTTTGTTCTCATGCGAAAGGAATTTACACAGTGGATTGAATGTCTCAAAAATGCCAAATCAAACT ACCACGAAGTAGTGCAACAAGTGGTGGATGAATATGATCAGGAGCACAGGGGAAGTGAGCTGCCAGGATTCAGTAACTACAGGGTATTTCAACATGTTGTTCAGAAACTAGTGGCTGAACTTAAGAGACCAGCCATGACGACACTACAGACAATCAGAG ACATGGTGCAGAAGCAATTTGATCATTTGTCCAGAGAGAGCTTTAAGAATTATCCTTATCTTCATCTGGTCTCAAAG AAAAACATTGAAACAATCCAGGAAAAGCAGTCAAACATAGTGAAGGAGAGGATCGTGGAGCAGTTTGAGATGGAGATGCAGGTCTACACACAGGATGAAATCTTCAACACACAGAGTCGAAAGGAGGGAACAGCAGAAGACAAAGAGCAAGACACCAGGAGCAAGTACCCTGGGCTGCTCAGGGCATACTATGAG ATTGTGGTGCAAAGACTGGCTGACCAGGTGCCCATGATGATCTGTTACTTCATCCTGAAGCAGTCAGCCAAGATTGTGTGCAGTGAAATGCTGGATCTGCTACACAGAGACGACACTGATAACATCCTACAGGAGGATTCAGAGATCGGACAGTATCGTGCAAAGTTGCAGGCCCAAGCGGATCGCCTTCTACTGGCCAATGACAAAATCAGCAGCTTCTGA